The Poseidonibacter lekithochrous region TAATGTAGGAACAACGTTAGTTCTTGAATCAAGTTTATTAAATACAAATATAGTACAGATAAAACTTAATAATAATTATAAAAACTTTAAAGTAGTAAGTGAAAATTATCATAATAAAAAGTATTTAAATAGCGGTAATTTTATATTAGATTTAAACACTGAACCATTGTATAAATTGGAAAAATATATAGAAAAAGAAAATAAATTTGCTCACGAATTAAAATACTGGGTTACAGATAAAACTTATAAACAAAGTATAGAGGAAATAGTTGATGAAATTTCTTAAAAAATTAATAAAACCTGTTTATATTGAATTGAATTCTTTTTTTAATGGCTTTATAATTTATTGTTTTAATTTAATAGTAAATAAAATACCTTTTCATTTGGTTAGACTATTTTTGTATAGATTTTTAATCACTATAGGAAGTAAAAGTTCAATATTAATGAATGTAACAATAAGAGGTAAAAATATAAAAATTGGTACAAATTGTGTTATTAACAGTGGTTGTTTATTAGATGGACGAGGGAGTAGTAAGATTATTATTGGAAACAATGTTGATATTGCACCTTTTGTTAAAATATGGTCAGTTGATCATAACCCAAATTCTTCTATACATGAAGCAAGATCAAAAGATGTTATTATTGAAGATAATTGTTGGGTGGCAAGCTCCGTTATAATACTACCTGGAATTACTCTTGCTGAAGGTACTGTTGTAGCTGCTGGTTCGGTTGTAGTTAAAAGTACCGAACCTTATTCAATTGTAGGTGGCATCCCTGCAAAATTTATTTCAAATAGAAATAGGGATATTGAGTATAAACATTTTTGGAGACCTTGGTTTGAATAATAATGATTTAATTTTTAAAGATTTAATTTACAGAGTTTTTTATGAACCATATTATTTAAAAGAAATATTAAGTTTTAATAAATATGGTAAAATTATAGAAAAAGAATTTGAAAATCTTCTAAATAAAACTATTTCTTCAAATGAACAATTATCAGAATACATTATCAATTATTATTTTCAAGATAAGAAGAAAATAGATAAGAATTTAAAAAAGACTTCACTTAATCTGAAAACTAGTATAACTAAATCAATATATTCAAGTTATATTAATGATATTAATAAATTTATTATAGGTAATAACTTGGAACAATTTGCTGATTTTATATTATTTGGAAGTCTTGCTACTGACGATTTTGTAAAAGAATTTAGTGATATTGACATGGTTTGTTTTATAAAAGACAGTGTTTTTGAATCGCCTTATTCATTTAATTTTTTTCAAGAAAAAATGTATCAGTTAAATGGACTTCTTTTACGTATAGATCCATTACAAAACCATGGAGTATTTATTGTTTTGCCATATGAAAAATTAAATTATAAAGAGTCTTTGAATATTCCATTAGAAGTGTTGACAAAAGGGATTTTATTAGGTAGTAAGAAAAAAACAATAGAGTTATTAGTAAATAATGATTCTTCTTTTCAAGATTCAAAAAAATATTTATCTGATTATATTAAATTGGTTCAAAAAGAAATGTTAAATGCTAACAATAGTTACAGGTTTTATAGAGATTTTTTGCATAGAGTGTATCTTTTACCGGCATTATATCTACAGGATAAAGGAAGATATTGTTATAAAAAAGATTCATTTTCTTTAATTAATAATTATAACGGTTTTGATGTCATCTCTAAACTCTGTAATTTTTATGATGATAAATTTTATAAAAGTAGAATATATCGAAAGATAATTCCAAGTTTTTTATTTAAAAGGTATCCTATTGTAATGAGATATCTTTTAAGTAAAATTTACGGAAGTAAAGAACAAAAAATTCTTTCAAATAGCGAACTAAAGAGCTATTTTGAAAAATTGAATAAATTAATTAAAAAGATTGAAAATGAATGAACTAAAGACAAATATAGAAAAATATTTTACTAATGATCTTAGTACTTATGCTTTTTCTAACTATCCTAGAGATATTAAAAAAGATTATTATTTTGAATTGAGAGATAAAATATCACGAGACTTAATTCATATAGATGGTATTTTATCAGTATACTCAATGGGTAATGTAGGTGCTCCTGGAATTTCTGATTTAGATTTCTTGATTGTAGTGGAAAATGATTTTTCTAATAAAAAATTATTAGAAGATTATTTTAGTAATTTGACTGATTTAGACAAATATATTGCCTTTGTTCATTATCCTTTTATTGCGTTTGAAGATAATATTAACAATGTTTTAAAAATACTGCCTTTAAGTAATTTAAATTATGAACAAGGTAAAAAATATGATTTTAGTTCAGAAATATCAGAGAATGAAAATATAACTATATTATCAGAATTAAGTTTTCTTTTTTATCCCAATTTATTTATCAATATTTTGCTTATGAAAAATATTGATTTTCGACAATCTATACAATTATTAAACGCATTTAGATTTCCACTAGAATTTATTTTAAAATATAATGAAATAAAATGCTTTAAACAATATATTGAAAAATTGGACAAAATAAAGGCTAGTTGGAAAACTTTAGATAAAGAAGAACTCAAGAAAGAAATAATTATTCTTTTAAAAGAAGCTTTATTTGTATGCTACATATTAATTGATGAGATTAATAAAAAGATTGAATGTATTGAATCTAAAAATATTGATTTACCATCATTTAATGTTATTATATTAAATAATTATAATCATATTAAATCATTAACTTATACTGTTAACATATATTATAAATATAATCGACTTGTTAAATTTTTACCTTTAAACTTTATAAAACCATATACTATGTTAAGCGAAAATAATAGTAATATTATATTTGAATATAATACTATAAATATGAAAATTAATAGAAATAGTGAATTTATGAATAGAAATAAGTTGTATTCTGATTATTCAAATAATTTAACAAAAAATAACTTAGAAGATTTTGTACCATACCCATTTTTTTTCAAAAATAAAAAAACATCAATCTTAAAAAAAGTATTCTATAAAATAATTAAAAGGCTGTATAAATGAAAAAAATAATACTTTGTGGATCTTTAGCATATGATAATATTATAGTATCAAATGATACGTTTATTGAACAATATGAAAAATACAATAGTTTAAATATGTCTTTATCTACGGGATCCGTACGAGTTGAATATGGAGGTTGTGCTGGTAATATAGCATATGGTTTAAATCAATTAGGAATAAAATCAAAAATCATTTCATCTTTAGGAAAAAAAGATAGCAAAAATTACTTGAAACATCTTAAATCAAATAATATTAAGACAAATGATATCCGTATTTTCAAAGGTTTTTCTGCGCAGGCACATATCTTAAATGATAAAGAGAACAATCAGATAACATCATTTTATTTAGGCTCTTTATCAAATAGGCTAAATGATGTAACTTTTAGTAAAAATAATATTGTAATGATTTCTCCCGATAATATTGAAAATATGAAGTTCTATGCAAATTATTGTATCAAAAATAATATAGAATTTATTTTTGATCCAGGTCAAGTTATATCAATGTTTAATAAAAAAGATTTGAAATTGTTTATATCTAAATCTAAGATATTGATTATCAATCAACATGAATTTAATTTTTTAGCTAGTAAATTTAATGAAAAAAAACTATTTAATTTAACTAAAAAAATTATAATTACAAAAGATTCCTCTGGTTCAGAACTTTATATTAATGGGGAGATGAAGCATTATGAAAAAGCAAACACAGTTATTAAAAAAGAGATAATTGATCCTACGGGCTGTGGAGATGCTTATAGAGCTGGGGTTTTGTATTCATTGATCATTGATGATATAAAAAAAGGTATGAAAATAGGTTCTAATTTAGCCTCTGAGAATATTAAATCTCATGGTACACAAAATTATAAAATTAAGGGATAAAGTATTCTTACTATTAATCGAAATTTATATATAAATTACCTATTAACTTTATTATGTTCTTTCCCAATTTTACTAATATTTTACAAATTTGGAGGAGCTAGTTTTTTAATTAAAAACCTAATGATATCTTTATGTTTTGTATTTTTTATTCTTTTGTCAATAAATAAAATTAAAGTATTAATTCATTCCTTACCATTATTTGTCTTTGTGTCAATATATCTTCCCGGTAGTATAAGAACTGATTATTTAATAATTATTGGTTTATTTCTTTCCCTATTGA contains the following coding sequences:
- a CDS encoding acyltransferase, with amino-acid sequence MNVTIRGKNIKIGTNCVINSGCLLDGRGSSKIIIGNNVDIAPFVKIWSVDHNPNSSIHEARSKDVIIEDNCWVASSVIILPGITLAEGTVVAAGSVVVKSTEPYSIVGGIPAKFISNRNRDIEYKHFWRPWFE
- a CDS encoding nucleotidyltransferase domain-containing protein, which translates into the protein MNNNDLIFKDLIYRVFYEPYYLKEILSFNKYGKIIEKEFENLLNKTISSNEQLSEYIINYYFQDKKKIDKNLKKTSLNLKTSITKSIYSSYINDINKFIIGNNLEQFADFILFGSLATDDFVKEFSDIDMVCFIKDSVFESPYSFNFFQEKMYQLNGLLLRIDPLQNHGVFIVLPYEKLNYKESLNIPLEVLTKGILLGSKKKTIELLVNNDSSFQDSKKYLSDYIKLVQKEMLNANNSYRFYRDFLHRVYLLPALYLQDKGRYCYKKDSFSLINNYNGFDVISKLCNFYDDKFYKSRIYRKIIPSFLFKRYPIVMRYLLSKIYGSKEQKILSNSELKSYFEKLNKLIKKIENE
- a CDS encoding PfkB family carbohydrate kinase codes for the protein MKKIILCGSLAYDNIIVSNDTFIEQYEKYNSLNMSLSTGSVRVEYGGCAGNIAYGLNQLGIKSKIISSLGKKDSKNYLKHLKSNNIKTNDIRIFKGFSAQAHILNDKENNQITSFYLGSLSNRLNDVTFSKNNIVMISPDNIENMKFYANYCIKNNIEFIFDPGQVISMFNKKDLKLFISKSKILIINQHEFNFLASKFNEKKLFNLTKKIIITKDSSGSELYINGEMKHYEKANTVIKKEIIDPTGCGDAYRAGVLYSLIIDDIKKGMKIGSNLASENIKSHGTQNYKIKG